One Amblyomma americanum isolate KBUSLIRL-KWMA chromosome 8, ASM5285725v1, whole genome shotgun sequence DNA window includes the following coding sequences:
- the LOC144101700 gene encoding uncharacterized protein LOC144101700: MPADTYSDVLSMAIILLGVVILFGVLWLLMRKCGLVPPMAVEPCGEEVPGGADQPQKSAGVSPDVAVGNATFDQPAVKTPSEPSPDAGHPPQTGGLSPGQRIAKVARRASVAVSRAVKKETGAILQALSSGADVMQIPSDVSLKSEGPPVSLKDGKVEPPKDAAASDKESHTVDTQPKKRESSLTKCPGQTSPKEDDVTTKKPAQSKDDDARNAKTGQAEPQSETRDGATQQGQPPPQLTGSQVGSPMGDPIGTATVGAGAKEQLQSQQEDKHNAAGAQLSGSVDADVGMSSEHRSTKGESRRRKSHKRSSSAVGSGSQSLAQSELKSDPGSRSPKRKRKPSSRSPNRTQS, from the exons ATGCCCGCGGATACATACAGCGACGTGCTCTCTATGGCCATCATCCTGCTGGGCGTCGTAATCCTGTTCGGGGTGCTGTGGCTTTTGATGCGCAAGTGTGGACTCGTACCCCCAATGGCCGTCGAGCCATGCGGCGAGGAGGTCCCCGGTGGAGCCGACCAGCCTCAAAAGTCGGCTGGAGTCAGTCCTGACGTCGCGGTGGGCAACGCGACCTTCGACCAGCCGGCAGTGAAGACGCCGTCTGAGCCCTCACCCGACGCGGGCCACCCCCCACAGACCGGCGGCCTGTCGCCCGGGCAACGGATCGCCAAGGTCGCCAGGAGGGCGTCGGTCGCTGTAAGCCGCGCCGTCAAGAAGGAGACCGGCGCTATCCTGCAAGCCCTATCCTCCGGGGCCGACGTGATGCAG ATTCCTTCAGACGTTTCGCTCAAGTCCGAAGGACCGCCGGTGTCCTTGAAGGACGGCAAGGTTGAACCCCCGAAGGACGCCGCTGCATCGGACAAGGAGAGCCACACGGTAGACACCCAACCTAAGAAAAGGGAGTCATCGCTGACTAAATGCCCTGGACAGACGTCCCCGAAGgaggatgacgtcacgacgaagAAACCGGCGCAGAGCAAAGACGACGATGCCAGGAACGCAAAGACTGGCCAGGCAGAGCCGCAGTCGGAAACCAGAGATGGCGCCACCCAACAGGGCCAGCCTCCGCCGCAGCTTACAGGTTCCCAGGTCGGATCGCCGATGGGCGACCCTATTGGGACAGCCACCGTCGGCGCCGGTGCCAAAGAACAGTTGCAGTCGCAGCAAGAGGACAAGCACAACGCGGCAGGGGCTCAGCTGAGCGGGTCTGTGGACGCGGATGTCGGGATGTCCTCCGAGCACCGATCCACGAAGGGTGAAAGCCGGCGGAGAAAGTCCCACAAACGCAGTAGCAGCGCCGTCGGCAGCGGTAGCCAGTCTCTCGCCCAGTCTGAACTCAAGAGCGACCCCG GTTCACGGTCGCCGAAGCGGAAGCGGAAGCCATCCAGCCGCAGCCCAAACAGGACCCAATCTTAG